Proteins found in one Pseudomonas mosselii genomic segment:
- a CDS encoding 16S rRNA (uracil(1498)-N(3))-methyltransferase, with product MRLSRFFIDAPLGLGEHELPEAQAHYIGRVLRMAAGDAVQLFDGSGQEYLGQLLEVGKKSVRVSLDQAVPGQADSPLRIHLGQGLSRGERMDWAIQKATELGVNEITPIVSERCEVRLKDERADKRLAHWRQVAISASEQCGRSTLPVIHPPVTLAEWLKDTEADLKLVLHPVAEALTRHEKPAKLAFLIGPEGGLSDAEVEQAKVSGYHAARLGPRVLRTETAPVVALSVAQQLWGDF from the coding sequence ATGAGACTCTCCCGCTTCTTCATCGACGCCCCGCTTGGCCTTGGCGAACACGAGCTCCCCGAAGCCCAGGCCCACTACATCGGCCGTGTCCTGCGCATGGCCGCTGGCGACGCCGTGCAGCTGTTCGACGGCAGCGGCCAGGAATACCTTGGCCAACTGCTCGAGGTAGGCAAGAAAAGCGTGCGCGTCAGCCTCGACCAAGCCGTCCCCGGCCAGGCCGACTCGCCGCTGCGCATTCACCTCGGCCAGGGCCTGTCCCGCGGCGAGCGCATGGACTGGGCGATTCAAAAGGCCACCGAACTGGGCGTAAACGAAATCACCCCAATCGTCAGCGAACGCTGCGAAGTGCGTCTGAAGGATGAGCGCGCCGACAAGCGCCTGGCCCACTGGCGCCAAGTGGCGATCAGCGCCAGCGAGCAGTGCGGTCGCTCGACCCTGCCGGTCATCCACCCGCCGGTTACCCTGGCCGAATGGCTCAAGGACACCGAGGCCGACCTCAAGCTGGTGCTGCACCCGGTGGCCGAAGCGCTGACCCGTCACGAAAAACCTGCAAAGCTGGCCTTCCTGATCGGCCCCGAAGGCGGCCTGAGCGATGCGGAGGTCGAACAGGCCAAGGTCAGCGGCTACCACGCCGCTCGCCTCGGCCCACGGGTGCTGCGTACCGAGACAGCGCCGGTGGTGGCTTTGTCGGTAGCGCAGCAATTGTGGGGCGACTTCTAA
- a CDS encoding substrate-binding periplasmic protein, which translates to MTPPRARYKVIHALCLLWLACLTSLAHAERLRIVSDDWAPYLYQENGQPKGIDYEVTEEVFKRLGVEVQWQFLPWRRCLAMVEQGQADAVMDIFRVDSRQGYLVYPDEPMSEVEFVLYQARSRPHPVKRLEDLAGLTVGTSPGYVYDGDFAESPLFRREPAPSHQANFGKLALGRIDLLVTDRKVGRYVSRQLGLEQTVEALPLVISRRQQYLGLARKPGREHLAQAFSEELRRFKQEPAYAAINARYLGNQDFPFAVEQQERSTP; encoded by the coding sequence TTGACCCCGCCACGCGCCAGGTACAAGGTCATCCATGCTCTCTGCCTGTTATGGCTTGCCTGCCTGACTTCCCTGGCCCATGCCGAACGCCTGCGCATCGTCAGCGACGACTGGGCGCCCTACCTCTACCAGGAAAACGGTCAGCCCAAAGGCATCGACTACGAGGTTACCGAAGAGGTATTCAAGCGCCTGGGCGTCGAGGTGCAATGGCAGTTCCTGCCCTGGCGGCGCTGCCTGGCCATGGTCGAGCAAGGCCAGGCGGACGCGGTAATGGACATTTTCCGCGTCGACTCGCGCCAGGGTTACCTGGTCTACCCGGACGAACCCATGTCAGAGGTCGAGTTCGTCCTTTACCAGGCCCGCTCGCGCCCCCATCCGGTCAAACGCCTAGAAGACCTGGCCGGGCTGACCGTGGGCACCTCGCCGGGCTATGTCTACGACGGCGACTTCGCTGAATCGCCGCTGTTCCGCCGGGAACCGGCGCCCAGCCACCAAGCCAACTTTGGCAAGCTGGCGCTCGGGCGCATAGACCTGCTGGTGACCGACCGCAAGGTGGGTCGCTATGTCAGCCGCCAGCTTGGCCTGGAGCAGACCGTCGAGGCGCTGCCCCTGGTGATCAGCCGCCGCCAGCAGTACCTGGGGCTGGCCCGCAAGCCAGGGCGCGAGCATCTGGCACAGGCGTTCAGCGAAGAACTGCGACGCTTCAAGCAGGAGCCGGCCTATGCGGCGATCAACGCCCGCTACCTGGGCAATCAGGACTTTCCTTTCGCCGTTGAGCAGCAGGAACGCAGCACACCCTGA
- a CDS encoding adenosylmethionine--8-amino-7-oxononanoate transaminase — MGLNDQWMQRDLKVLWHPCTQMKDHEQLPLIPIRRGEGVWLEDFEGKRYLDAVSSWWVNVFGHANPRINQRIKDQVDQLEHVILAGFSHQPAIELSERLVAMTPSGLERVFYADNGSSCIEVALKMSYHYWQNIGKPQKKRFVTLTNSYHGETIAAMSVGDVPLFTETYKALLLDTIKVPSPDCYLRPEGMGWEEHSRNMFAAMEQTLAEHHASIAAVIVEPLIQGAGGMRMYHPVYLKLLREACDRYDVHLIHDEIAVGFGRTGTMFACEQAGIRPDFLCLSKALTGGYLPLAACLTTDKVYQAFYDDYPTLRAFLHSHSYTGNPLACAAALATLDIFAQDNVIEANKALSARMASATAHLADHAHVAEIRQTGMALAIEMVRDKAGKTAYPWQERRGLKVFEHALTRGALLRPLGSVVYFLPPYVITPEQIDFLAEVASEGIDIATRDSVSVAVPADFHPDFRDPG; from the coding sequence ATGGGCCTCAATGATCAGTGGATGCAACGCGACCTCAAGGTCCTCTGGCACCCCTGCACCCAGATGAAAGACCACGAGCAGCTGCCGCTGATTCCGATCCGCCGTGGCGAGGGCGTGTGGCTCGAGGACTTCGAGGGCAAGCGCTACCTGGACGCGGTCAGCTCCTGGTGGGTCAATGTGTTCGGCCATGCCAACCCGCGCATCAACCAGCGCATCAAGGACCAGGTCGACCAGCTCGAGCACGTGATCCTGGCCGGCTTCAGCCACCAGCCGGCGATTGAGCTGTCCGAGCGGTTGGTAGCCATGACGCCGTCTGGCCTGGAGCGGGTGTTCTACGCCGACAATGGTTCGTCGTGCATCGAAGTGGCGCTGAAGATGAGCTACCACTACTGGCAGAACATCGGCAAACCGCAGAAAAAGCGCTTCGTCACCCTGACCAACAGCTACCACGGCGAGACCATCGCGGCGATGTCGGTGGGCGACGTGCCACTGTTCACCGAGACCTACAAGGCCCTGCTGCTGGACACCATCAAGGTGCCCAGCCCGGACTGCTACCTGCGCCCCGAAGGCATGGGCTGGGAGGAGCACTCACGGAACATGTTCGCGGCCATGGAGCAGACCTTGGCCGAACATCACGCCAGCATCGCCGCGGTGATCGTCGAGCCGCTGATCCAGGGCGCCGGCGGCATGCGCATGTACCACCCGGTGTACCTCAAGCTGCTGCGCGAGGCCTGCGACCGCTACGACGTGCACCTGATCCACGACGAGATCGCCGTGGGCTTCGGCCGCACCGGCACGATGTTCGCCTGCGAACAGGCCGGCATCCGCCCGGACTTCCTGTGCCTGTCCAAGGCCCTGACCGGCGGCTACCTGCCCCTGGCCGCCTGCCTGACCACCGACAAGGTGTACCAGGCCTTCTATGACGACTACCCGACCCTGCGCGCGTTCCTCCACTCGCACAGCTACACCGGCAACCCGCTGGCCTGCGCCGCGGCCCTGGCGACCCTGGACATCTTCGCGCAAGACAACGTGATCGAGGCCAACAAGGCCCTGTCGGCGCGCATGGCCAGCGCCACCGCGCACTTGGCCGACCACGCCCATGTCGCCGAGATTCGTCAGACCGGCATGGCCCTGGCCATCGAGATGGTCCGGGACAAGGCCGGCAAGACCGCCTACCCCTGGCAGGAGCGTCGCGGCCTGAAGGTCTTCGAGCATGCCCTGACACGTGGCGCGCTGTTGCGCCCGCTGGGCAGCGTGGTGTACTTCCTGCCGCCCTACGTGATCACCCCGGAGCAGATCGACTTCCTGGCCGAAGTGGCCAGCGAAGGGATCGACATCGCCACCCGTGATAGCGTCAGCGTGGCGGTGCCGGCCGACTTCCACCCCGATTTCCGCGATCCGGGCTAG
- the metF gene encoding methylenetetrahydrofolate reductase [NAD(P)H], producing MSQERRYSFEFFPTKTDAGHEKLMGVARQLASYNPDFFSCTYGAGGSTRDRTLNTVLQLESEVKVPAAPHLSCVGDSKDDLRALLAEYQTAGIRRIVALRGDLPSGMGMASGELRYASDLVEFIRQESGDHFHLEVAAYPEMHPQARNFEADLANFVHKVKAGADSAITQYFFNADSYFYFVERAQKLGVDIPVVPGIMPITNYSKLARFSDACGAEIPRWIRKQLEAYADDTASIQAFGEEVITRMCEQLLQGGAPGLHFYTLNQAEPSLAIWNNLKLPR from the coding sequence ATGTCACAAGAACGCCGCTACAGTTTCGAGTTCTTCCCAACCAAGACCGACGCCGGCCACGAGAAGCTGATGGGCGTCGCCCGCCAGTTGGCCAGCTACAACCCGGACTTCTTCTCCTGCACCTACGGTGCCGGTGGCTCGACCCGCGACCGCACGCTGAACACCGTGCTGCAGCTGGAAAGCGAAGTGAAGGTCCCCGCCGCCCCGCACCTGTCCTGCGTGGGTGACAGCAAGGACGACCTGCGCGCCCTGCTCGCCGAGTACCAGACCGCCGGCATCAGGCGCATTGTCGCCCTGCGCGGCGACCTGCCATCCGGCATGGGCATGGCCAGTGGCGAGCTGCGCTACGCCAGCGACCTGGTCGAGTTCATTCGCCAGGAAAGCGGCGACCACTTCCACCTGGAAGTGGCCGCGTATCCGGAGATGCACCCACAGGCGCGTAACTTCGAGGCAGACCTTGCCAACTTCGTGCACAAGGTCAAGGCCGGCGCCGACAGCGCCATCACCCAGTACTTCTTCAACGCCGACAGCTACTTCTACTTCGTCGAGCGCGCACAGAAGCTGGGCGTGGACATCCCGGTGGTGCCCGGCATCATGCCAATCACCAACTACAGCAAGCTGGCACGCTTCTCCGACGCTTGCGGCGCCGAGATCCCGCGCTGGATCCGCAAGCAGCTGGAAGCCTATGCCGACGACACCGCCAGCATCCAGGCCTTCGGCGAGGAAGTGATCACCCGCATGTGCGAACAACTGCTGCAAGGCGGCGCACCGGGCTTGCACTTCTACACCCTCAACCAGGCCGAGCCGAGCCTGGCGATCTGGAACAACCTGAAGCTGCCACGCTGA
- a CDS encoding YceI family protein codes for MLKKTFAALALGTALISAGQAMAAEYKIDKEGQHAFVDWKISHLGYSFIHGTFKDFDGNFTWDSAKPEASKISVDLKTASLWSNHAERDKHIASADFLDVKKYPQAKFVSTSVKSTGEKTADVTGDLTLHGVTKPVTFKAVFNGEGKDPWGGERAGFNATTTLNLNDFGIKGPGPTSQTLDLDISVEGVKQK; via the coding sequence ATGTTGAAAAAGACTTTTGCCGCTCTGGCGCTCGGTACCGCCCTGATCTCCGCCGGCCAGGCCATGGCCGCCGAATACAAGATCGACAAGGAAGGCCAGCACGCGTTCGTTGACTGGAAGATCAGCCACCTGGGCTACAGCTTCATCCACGGCACCTTCAAGGACTTCGACGGCAACTTCACCTGGGACAGCGCCAAGCCCGAGGCCAGCAAGATCAGCGTCGACCTGAAGACCGCCAGCCTGTGGTCGAACCACGCCGAGCGTGACAAGCACATTGCCAGCGCCGACTTTCTTGATGTGAAGAAGTACCCTCAGGCCAAGTTCGTCTCCACCAGCGTCAAGTCGACCGGTGAGAAGACCGCTGACGTCACCGGCGACCTGACCTTGCACGGCGTGACCAAGCCGGTCACCTTCAAGGCTGTGTTCAACGGTGAAGGCAAGGACCCATGGGGTGGCGAGCGCGCTGGCTTCAACGCCACCACTACGCTGAACCTGAACGACTTCGGGATCAAAGGCCCAGGCCCGACCTCCCAGACCCTGGACCTGGATATCAGTGTCGAAGGTGTGAAGCAGAAGTAG
- a CDS encoding cytochrome b: MQLRNSSSRYGLVSIVLHWGVALAVFGLFGLGLWMVGLDYYNPWRKTGPDLHKSIGLVLLAAMLLRVLWRFISPPPPAPANHGKVTRLAAKLGHLALYLGLFAVMVAGYLISTADGVGIPVFGLFEVPALISDLPDQADTAGVIHLWLAWGLVIFAVLHALAALKHHFIDRDATLTRMLGRKA; encoded by the coding sequence ATGCAACTGCGCAACTCATCTTCCCGCTATGGCCTGGTCAGCATCGTCCTGCACTGGGGCGTGGCGCTGGCGGTCTTCGGCCTGTTCGGCCTGGGCCTGTGGATGGTCGGCCTCGACTACTACAACCCATGGCGCAAGACCGGCCCCGACCTGCACAAGAGCATCGGCCTGGTACTGCTGGCCGCCATGCTGCTGCGTGTGCTCTGGCGTTTCATCAGCCCGCCACCGCCGGCGCCGGCCAACCATGGCAAGGTCACCCGCCTGGCCGCCAAGCTGGGTCACCTGGCGCTGTACCTGGGCTTGTTCGCGGTGATGGTCGCCGGCTACCTGATTTCCACTGCCGACGGTGTCGGCATTCCGGTGTTCGGCCTGTTCGAGGTGCCGGCGCTGATCAGCGACCTGCCTGACCAGGCCGACACCGCCGGGGTGATCCATCTCTGGCTGGCCTGGGGCCTGGTGATTTTCGCGGTGCTGCATGCCCTGGCGGCACTCAAGCACCATTTCATCGACCGTGACGCGACCCTGACTCGCATGCTGGGCCGCAAAGCTTGA
- the trhA gene encoding PAQR family membrane homeostasis protein TrhA has translation MYYGERFNAWTHLVGAVLACIGAVWLIVVAGLQGDPWKIVSFSIYGFTLLLLYSISTLYHSTRGRAKRIMRKLDHLSIYLLIAGSYTPFCLVSLRGPWGWSLFGVVWGLALVGMLQEIKPRSEARILSIIIYALMGWIVLVAVKPLLHSLGGAGFAWLAAGGVFYTVGIIFFAFDSRFRHWHGIWHLFVIAGSLMHFVAVFFYVS, from the coding sequence ATGTACTACGGTGAACGTTTCAACGCCTGGACCCACCTGGTCGGTGCGGTGCTGGCCTGTATTGGCGCAGTCTGGCTGATCGTCGTGGCCGGCCTGCAGGGCGATCCGTGGAAGATCGTCAGTTTCTCCATCTACGGCTTTACCCTGCTGCTGCTCTACAGCATCTCCACCCTCTACCACAGCACCCGCGGACGAGCGAAGCGGATCATGCGCAAGCTCGACCACTTGTCGATCTACCTGCTGATTGCCGGAAGCTACACGCCCTTTTGCCTGGTCAGCTTGCGCGGGCCGTGGGGCTGGAGCTTGTTCGGGGTGGTCTGGGGGCTGGCGCTGGTCGGCATGCTGCAGGAGATCAAGCCGCGTTCGGAGGCACGGATCCTGTCGATCATCATCTACGCGCTGATGGGCTGGATCGTGCTGGTGGCGGTCAAGCCGCTGCTGCACAGCCTGGGCGGTGCCGGCTTCGCCTGGCTGGCGGCCGGCGGCGTGTTCTACACCGTCGGCATCATCTTCTTCGCCTTCGACAGCCGGTTCCGCCACTGGCATGGCATCTGGCACCTGTTCGTTATCGCCGGCAGCCTGATGCACTTCGTCGCGGTGTTCTTCTACGTGTCTTAG
- a CDS encoding DEAD/DEAH box helicase, whose product MSFASLGLSEALVRAIEAAGYTQPTPVQQRAIPAVLQGRDLMVAAQTGTGKTGGFALPILERLFPGGHPDKSQRHGPRQPRVLVLTPTRELAAQVHDSFKVYARDLNFISACIFGGVGMNPQVQAMAKGVDVLVACPGRLLDLAGQGSVDLSRVEILVLDEADRMLDMGFIHDVKKVLARLPAKRQNLLFSATFSKDITDLADKLLHNPERIEVTPPNTTVERIEQRVYRLPASHKRALLAHLITLGAWEQVLVFTRTKHGANRLAEYLEKHGLTAAAIHGNKSQNARTKALADFKANTVRVLVATDIAARGLDIDQLPHVVNFELPNVEEDYVHRIGRTGRAGRSGEAISMVAPDEEKLLKSIERVTKQKIPDGDLMGFDASQVEAEKPEVRERQQNTGRGGRNQQPRGEGGKEGSGGRKDKGKDKGRNKPAGEKQADKEKTGDKQQGQQQRKPRDKKPRQQQVAQGQKAIPSVPADRDPEEFLDDDVDNFGNRADYVSPYQNAKNQGRNRRPGGNGGQGQGQRSGGGQAQGQGRGNGQQRQGQGSGEKRPRNGGGSNGGARRDNNGGRNRRDESARQEPAVRNPRESQSAPVIIRKESKLDRYPTPEQLDDLPSRPRGERPALLTRKG is encoded by the coding sequence ATGTCCTTTGCTTCCCTCGGTCTCTCCGAGGCTCTTGTCCGCGCTATCGAGGCAGCGGGCTACACCCAGCCCACTCCGGTGCAACAGCGGGCCATTCCCGCCGTGTTGCAAGGTCGCGACCTGATGGTCGCCGCCCAGACAGGTACTGGTAAAACCGGCGGCTTCGCGCTCCCCATCCTCGAGCGCCTGTTCCCGGGTGGCCACCCCGACAAATCGCAACGCCACGGCCCGCGCCAACCGCGCGTGCTGGTGCTGACCCCGACCCGCGAGCTGGCCGCCCAGGTGCATGACAGCTTCAAGGTCTATGCCCGCGACCTGAACTTCATCAGCGCCTGCATCTTCGGCGGCGTCGGCATGAACCCGCAGGTCCAGGCCATGGCCAAGGGCGTCGACGTCCTGGTCGCCTGCCCGGGTCGTTTGCTCGACCTGGCCGGCCAGGGCAGCGTCGACCTCTCGCGGGTCGAGATCCTGGTGCTGGACGAAGCCGACCGCATGCTCGACATGGGCTTCATCCACGACGTCAAGAAAGTGCTGGCGCGCCTGCCGGCCAAGCGCCAGAACCTGCTGTTCTCGGCGACCTTCTCCAAGGACATCACCGACCTCGCCGACAAGCTGCTGCACAATCCCGAGCGCATCGAGGTCACGCCGCCAAACACCACCGTCGAGCGTATCGAGCAGCGTGTCTACCGCCTGCCGGCCAGCCACAAGCGCGCCCTGCTGGCGCACCTGATCACCCTGGGTGCCTGGGAGCAGGTACTGGTGTTCACCCGTACCAAGCACGGCGCCAACCGCCTGGCCGAGTACCTCGAGAAGCACGGCCTGACTGCCGCGGCAATCCACGGCAACAAGAGCCAGAACGCCCGCACCAAGGCCCTGGCCGACTTCAAGGCCAACACCGTGCGCGTGCTGGTCGCCACCGACATCGCCGCCCGCGGCCTGGACATCGACCAGTTGCCCCACGTGGTCAACTTCGAGCTGCCCAACGTCGAGGAAGACTACGTTCACCGCATCGGCCGTACCGGCCGTGCCGGTCGCTCGGGCGAGGCCATCTCGATGGTCGCCCCAGACGAAGAGAAGCTGCTCAAGAGTATCGAGCGCGTCACCAAGCAGAAGATCCCGGACGGCGACCTGATGGGCTTCGACGCCTCCCAGGTCGAGGCCGAGAAGCCGGAAGTCCGCGAGCGCCAGCAGAACACTGGTCGCGGTGGCCGCAACCAGCAACCTCGCGGCGAAGGCGGCAAGGAAGGCAGTGGCGGACGCAAGGACAAGGGCAAGGACAAAGGCCGCAACAAACCTGCGGGCGAGAAGCAGGCCGACAAGGAAAAGACTGGCGACAAGCAGCAAGGCCAGCAGCAGCGCAAGCCGCGTGACAAGAAGCCACGCCAGCAGCAGGTCGCACAGGGCCAGAAGGCCATCCCCTCGGTCCCCGCCGATCGTGACCCGGAAGAGTTTCTGGACGACGATGTGGATAACTTCGGCAACCGCGCCGACTACGTCAGCCCTTACCAGAACGCCAAGAATCAAGGCCGCAACCGTCGCCCAGGTGGCAATGGCGGACAAGGCCAGGGCCAACGCAGTGGTGGTGGCCAGGCTCAAGGTCAAGGCCGTGGTAATGGCCAACAGCGCCAAGGCCAAGGCTCGGGTGAAAAACGCCCGCGCAACGGTGGTGGCAGCAATGGCGGCGCTCGTCGTGACAACAACGGAGGCCGTAACCGCCGTGACGAATCGGCTCGCCAGGAACCCGCCGTGCGCAATCCGCGCGAGTCTCAGAGCGCGCCGGTGATCATTCGCAAGGAATCCAAGCTCGACCGTTACCCGACGCCCGAGCAACTGGACGACCTGCCGAGCCGCCCACGAGGTGAGCGTCCGGCGCTGCTGACTCGCAAGGGTTAA
- a CDS encoding chemotaxis protein CheW: MLEHIAGQRSSLTGLLLPLGDRTLVLPNVAVAELIGHRVIACEPGEPAWHLGWVDWRQQRLPLIGFEAACGGQTPCGERARVMVLNALGDTGLRYLALLLQGIPRSCKLDSQLNYVDVPLAGLELAAVQVGEQVARVPDLAGLERLVRDAQLQPAAG, from the coding sequence ATGCTTGAACATATTGCCGGCCAGCGCAGCAGCCTGACCGGGTTGCTGCTGCCGCTGGGCGACCGCACCTTGGTGTTGCCAAACGTGGCGGTGGCTGAGCTGATCGGACACCGTGTCATTGCTTGTGAGCCAGGGGAGCCGGCCTGGCACCTGGGCTGGGTCGACTGGCGCCAGCAACGGCTGCCGCTGATCGGCTTCGAGGCGGCTTGCGGCGGGCAGACCCCTTGCGGCGAGCGGGCGCGGGTGATGGTGCTCAACGCCCTGGGAGATACCGGGCTGCGCTACCTGGCGTTGCTGCTGCAGGGTATCCCGCGCTCGTGCAAGCTCGACAGCCAGCTGAACTATGTCGACGTGCCGTTGGCGGGGTTGGAGTTGGCGGCGGTGCAGGTGGGCGAGCAGGTGGCGCGGGTGCCGGACCTGGCGGGGCTGGAAAGATTGGTGCGTGACGCGCAACTGCAACCTGCCGCTGGCTAG
- a CDS encoding flavin monoamine oxidase family protein, producing MAAAWVRLCALVLIGVSSGAALAKDKTAIVVGGGLAGLTAAYELQAKGWQVTLLEAKSGMGGRSGLATSEWIGNSKTQPVLNQYLERFKVGTLPAPEFVRTPGYLIDGEYFSATDLVAKQPATAEALKRYEKTLDDLARSIEDPLNPAANSTLFALDQMNVSTWLDKLQLPATARQLVNQQIRSRYDEPSRLSLLYFAQQSRVYRNVSDRDLRAARLPGGSPVLAQAFVKQLKTIKTSSPVTAIVQDKDGVTVKVGAVGYQADYLVMAVPLRALAKIQMTPGLDNQHLAALKGTNYGWRDQLMLKFKNPVWESRARMSGEIFSNTGLGMLWIEPALKGGANVVINLSGDNARLLQAFGDKQMVDQVLIRLHAFYPQARGAFTGYEVRRYSTDAGMGGAYLAYGPGQISKYWRLWERPVQRIAFAGEHTDALYPGTLEGALRSGQRAASQVQDLAAGKSFDPAKAAPVAAAAAAGAAGAVAAKDKGGFFSNLFGGGSDKAPAKAEPVKVEEAKQDKPGFFSRLFGGADKPEAKAAPIAKAEEIAPAPAPAPVAPAPVAKEEAVKPAATKPAPAKPAAKQAHKPGTKPAPVKKATAKSEPAKKPVVNGQAKAG from the coding sequence ATGGCTGCTGCTTGGGTGCGCCTGTGCGCGTTGGTATTGATCGGGGTGTCCAGCGGTGCCGCGCTGGCCAAGGACAAGACGGCGATCGTCGTCGGTGGTGGCCTGGCAGGCCTGACCGCGGCCTATGAATTGCAGGCCAAGGGCTGGCAGGTCACCCTGCTGGAAGCCAAATCTGGCATGGGTGGGCGTTCGGGGCTGGCCACCAGCGAGTGGATTGGCAACAGCAAGACCCAGCCGGTGCTCAACCAGTATCTGGAGCGGTTCAAGGTCGGCACATTGCCGGCGCCGGAATTCGTGCGAACCCCGGGCTACCTGATCGACGGCGAGTACTTCAGCGCAACCGATCTGGTGGCCAAGCAACCGGCCACTGCCGAGGCCCTCAAGCGCTACGAGAAGACCCTCGACGACCTGGCCCGCTCCATCGAGGACCCGCTGAATCCGGCGGCCAACAGCACCCTGTTCGCCCTCGACCAGATGAACGTTTCCACCTGGCTGGACAAGCTGCAGTTGCCGGCGACCGCCCGTCAGCTGGTCAACCAGCAGATCCGTAGCCGTTATGACGAGCCGTCGCGCCTGTCGCTGCTGTACTTCGCCCAGCAGAGCCGCGTCTACCGCAACGTCAGCGACCGCGACCTGCGCGCCGCGCGCCTGCCGGGCGGCAGCCCGGTGCTGGCCCAGGCCTTCGTCAAGCAGCTCAAGACCATCAAGACCAGCTCGCCGGTTACCGCCATCGTCCAGGACAAGGACGGGGTGACGGTGAAGGTCGGCGCCGTGGGCTACCAGGCCGATTATCTGGTCATGGCCGTGCCGCTGCGGGCCCTGGCCAAGATCCAGATGACCCCGGGCCTGGACAACCAGCACCTGGCCGCGCTGAAGGGCACCAACTACGGCTGGCGCGACCAGTTGATGCTCAAGTTCAAGAACCCGGTGTGGGAAAGCCGTGCGCGCATGTCCGGCGAGATCTTCTCCAACACCGGCCTGGGCATGTTGTGGATCGAACCTGCGCTCAAGGGCGGCGCCAACGTGGTGATCAACCTGTCCGGCGACAACGCTCGTCTGCTGCAGGCCTTCGGTGACAAGCAGATGGTCGACCAGGTGCTGATCCGTCTGCACGCCTTCTACCCGCAGGCCCGTGGCGCCTTCACCGGCTACGAAGTACGTCGTTACAGCACCGATGCCGGCATGGGAGGCGCTTACCTGGCCTACGGCCCAGGACAAATCAGCAAGTACTGGCGTCTGTGGGAGCGTCCGGTCCAGCGTATCGCCTTTGCCGGCGAGCATACCGACGCACTCTACCCTGGTACCCTCGAAGGTGCCCTGCGCAGCGGCCAGCGCGCTGCGAGCCAGGTCCAGGACCTGGCGGCAGGCAAGTCCTTCGACCCGGCCAAGGCCGCACCGGTTGCCGCCGCAGCCGCCGCTGGAGCAGCGGGTGCCGTGGCGGCAAAGGATAAGGGCGGGTTCTTCTCCAACCTGTTCGGTGGCGGCTCCGACAAGGCTCCGGCCAAGGCGGAGCCTGTGAAGGTCGAGGAGGCCAAGCAGGACAAGCCAGGCTTCTTCTCGCGTCTGTTCGGCGGTGCTGACAAGCCAGAGGCGAAGGCCGCGCCGATCGCCAAGGCCGAGGAGATCGCCCCGGCGCCTGCACCGGCCCCGGTCGCCCCGGCACCTGTGGCCAAGGAGGAAGCGGTTAAACCTGCCGCCACCAAGCCTGCTCCAGCCAAGCCTGCGGCCAAGCAGGCACACAAGCCCGGTACCAAGCCGGCGCCGGTGAAGAAGGCTACCGCCAAGTCGGAACCGGCCAAGAAGCCGGTGGTCAACGGCCAGGCCAAGGCCGGCTGA